In Quercus lobata isolate SW786 chromosome 12, ValleyOak3.0 Primary Assembly, whole genome shotgun sequence, a genomic segment contains:
- the LOC115972405 gene encoding receptor-like protein kinase 5 has translation MTKLPLPFLEIPLPLLLILLLISIPFRVNSQSQNTEQAILLGLKQQWGDPPSIQSWNSSSSPCKWPEIECAEGSVTGIFLQNINITKKIPSTICDLKNLTFLDLSYNFIPGEFPKVLYNCSKLQYLDLSQNYFVGPIPEDIYRIQPLQYIDLGANNFSGNIPKGIGNMTELKTLKLYQNQFNGTWPKEIGNLANLEVLSMPYNDKFVPTALPEEFGRLRKLTFLWMRSSNLIGQIPDYFSNFSSLEHLDLAKNNLVGAIPSGLFLIKSLKFVFLFANRLSGEIPSSIEASTSLEKLDVSANNLNGSISEGVGKLRNLTVLLLFENQLTGEIPKSIGQLPLIDFQVFRNKLSGTLPPELGMHSKLEAFDVSENQLSGQLPEHLCDGGALQGLVAFSNNLSGEVPKWVGNCPNLRIVRLEGNNFSGEVPSGLWTLFNLSTLMLSDNLFSGGLPSKLASNLSRVEIRDNRFSGEIPVGISSWVQLVVFDARNNWLSGKIPAELTSLSHLDSLFLGGNQLSGELPSEIISWKLLTTLDLSRNKLSGQIPGVIGSLPHLNYLDLSHNQLSGEIPSEFGNLMLNSLNLSYNQLSGKIPDQLNNLAYENSFLNNSNLCVGSPILGLPSCYTKTRDSNNNKMPSIYLAMILVLVLVVLLVTVLLSLCKLSDYRRKKHQRNLAIWKLTSFQRLNFTDLNILSNLTENNIIGSGGSGKVYRIPTDHPGQFVAVKSICNNKTLDHKLEKEFLAEVEILGTIRHSNIVKLLCCISSENSKLLVYEYMENHSLDRWLHGKKRKSSTGMNSVHQMVLNWPRRLQIAIGTAQGLSYMHHDCSPPIIHRDVKSSNILLDSEFKASIADFGLAKMLEKQGESRTMSAVAGSFGYFAPEYAYITKVNEKIDVYSFGIVLLELVTGREPNDEDMNLAEWALRHSSEGKSITDALDDEIKELCYLEEMTMVFKLGLKCTSKLPANRPSMREILQILCWCSPPRAYTVKKKGSDFDVAPLLGSVSSNYKINREDVDSLV, from the exons AGATCGAATGCGCCGAAGGTTCGGTCACCGGAATATTCCtccaaaacataaacataaccaaaaaaatcccATCAACAATTTGTGATCTCAAGAACCTGACTTTCCTTGACTTGTCCTATAATTTCATCCCAGGAGAGTTTCCAAAAGTCCTATACAATTGTTCCAAGCTCCAATATCTTGATCTCTCTCAAAACTATTTTGTGGGTCCAATCCCAGAAGACATATACCGGATTCAACCTCTCCAATACATAGACCTCGGAGCCAACAATTTTTCAGGCAATATCCCAAAAGGGATCGGGAACATGACAGAGTTGAAAACGTTGAAACTCTATCAAAACCAGTTCAACGGCACGTGGCCAAAGGAAATTGGTAACTTGGCCAATCTTGAAGTTTTGAGCATGCCTTATAATGATAAGTTTGTGCCTACAGCTTTGCCAGAAGAGTTTGGACGGTTGAGGAAGTTGACGTTTTTGTGGATGAGAAGCTCTAATTTGATTGGCCAAATCCCCGAttatttttcgaatttttcGAGCCTGGAGCACTTGGATTTagcaaagaacaatttggtagGTGCTATTCCTAGTGGTTTGTTCTTGATAAAGAGTTTAAAGTTTGTGTTTCTCTTTGCTAATAGATTGTCTGGTGAGATACCGAGCTCGATTGAAGCGTCAACAAGTTTGGAGAAGCTTGATGTTTCTGCAAACAACTTGAATGGTTCTATTTCTGAAGGTGTTGGCAAGTTACGAAATTTGACAGTGTTACTTTTGTTTGAGAATCAATTGACCGGTGAGATTCCAAAAAGTATAGGCCAACTACCACTGATTGATTTTCAAGTTTTCAGAAACAAGTTGAGTGGAACTTTGCCACCGGAATTAGGCATGCATTCGAAGTTGGAAGCATTTGATGTCTCGGAGAATCAACTAAGTGGTCAATTGCCGGAACATTTATGCGATGGAGGTGCTTTGCAAGGACTGGTTGCATTTTCTAACAATCTCAGCGGGGAAGTGCCGAAATGGGTTGGAAATTGTCCTAATTTGCGTATAGTTCGGCTTGAGGGAAACAATTTCTCAGGTGAGGTTCCTTCTGGTCTTTGGACATTATTCAATCTATCAACCTTGATGTTAAGTGATAACTTGTTTTCGGGTGGGCTTCCAAGTAAGTTGGCTTCAAATTTGTCAAGGGTAGAAATTCGTGACAACAGATTTTCTGGTGAAATTCCTGTTGGAATCTCTTCCTGGGTGCAGTTGGTTGTCTTTGATGCGAGAAACAACTGGCTATCCGGAAAAATTCCAGCAGAATTAACTAGTCTTTCTCATCTAGATTCTCTTTTTCTGGGTGGTAATCAACTTTCTGGTGAGCTTCCATCAGAGATCATCTCATGGAAGTTATTAACTACTTTGGACCTCTCAAGAAATAAGCTTTCTGGCCAAATCCCAGGAGTGATTGGGTCTTTACCTCATCTCAATTACTTGGACTTGTCACACAACCAATTGTCCGGTGAAATCCCATCTGAATTTGGCAATTTGATGCTTAATTCACTCAACTTGTCCTACAACCAACTCTCTGGAAAAATCCCAGATCAGCTTAACAACCTTGCATATGAAAACAGCTTCTTGAATAATTCCAATCTATGTGTTGGTAGTCCAATTCTAGGCCTTCCAAGTTGTTACACCAAAACCCGTGATTCCAACAATAATAAAATGCCCTCTATCTACCTTGCCATGATTCTAGTTCTTGTCCTTGTAGTTCTCCTAGTCACTGTTTTATTAAGCTTATGTAAGTTAAGTGACTACCGGAGGAAAAAGCACCAACGCAATCTGGCAATATGGAAGCTTACATCATTCCAGAGATTGAATTTCACAGATTTGAACATTCTGTCGAATTTGACTGAAAACAACATTATAGGAAGTGGTGGATCAGGGAAAGTATATCGGATTCCCACTGACCATCCAGGCCAATTTGTTGCTGTGAAAAGTATTTGTAATAACAAGACTTTAGATCACAAGCTCGAGAAAGAATTTCTGGCGGAGGTTGAAATACTAGGCACGATTAGGCATTCCAATATAGTAAAGTTATTGTGCTGTATTTCAAGTGAGAACTCAAAGCTTCTTGTTTACGAGTACATGGAAAATCACAGTTTGGATAGATGGCTCCATGGGAAGAAGAGAAAATCATCAACAGGGATGAATTCGGTGCATCAAATGGTCTTGAATTGGCCAAGGAGGTTGCAGATTGCAATTGGTACAGCACAAGGCCTAAGTTATATGCACCATGACTGTTCTCCTCCAATCATTCATCGAGATGTGAAGTCTAGCAACATTTTGTTGGATTCTGAGTTCAAGGCAAGTATAGCTGATTTTGGGTTGGCAAAGATGTTAGAAAAGCAGGGAGAGTCCCGCACAATGTCTGCTGTTGCAGGCTCTTTTGGTTACTTCGCCCCAG AGTATGCCTATATAACAAAGGTCAATGAGAAGATTGATGTCTACAGCTTTGGAATTGTGCTTCTTGAACTCGTCACTGGAAGAGAACCCAATGATGAGGACATGAATCTGGCAGAATGGGCATTGCGACACAGCAGTGAAGGAAAGTCTATTACCGATGCCCTCGATGATGAAATCAAGGAACTGTGTTACTTGGAAGAGATGACTATGGTATTTAAACTAGGACTCAAATGCACTAGCAAATTACCTGCAAATCGGCCTTCCATGAGGGAGATTTTGCAGATTCTTTGCTGGTGTTCCCCTCCTAGAGCTTACACAGTTAAGAAGAAGGGAAGCGACTTTGATGTTGCTCCTCTCCTTGGCAGTGTTTCTAGTAATTACAAGATCAATAGGGAAGATGTTGATAGCTTAGTTTAA